From the Pedobacter cryoconitis genome, one window contains:
- a CDS encoding response regulator gives MEKDLNFVTNTADDNQEKPVILVVDDHEEILEFIADDLGEKFKVLIASNGIEGLEILEKEIVHLVISDVMMPKMDGFEFCRRIKSGIAFSHIPVILLTAKNSLQSKIEGLELGADVYIEKPFSPEFLQVQASSLIANRNKIKAYFSSSPLLHIKSLAYSKADEQFLKKIQVIIDQAISNPQLDVDLLTDHMNMSRPTLYRKIKSISNLSPNELINLARLKKAAELLNEGVLKIYEIAEMVGYSSQTHFGRIFAKQFGMSPTDYATSMHANQKKKV, from the coding sequence ATGGAAAAAGATTTAAACTTTGTAACCAATACAGCAGATGACAACCAGGAGAAACCGGTGATTCTTGTGGTGGATGATCATGAAGAAATTCTTGAATTCATAGCAGATGACCTGGGCGAAAAGTTCAAAGTCCTGATCGCGTCGAACGGTATTGAAGGACTTGAAATCCTGGAGAAAGAAATTGTACACTTGGTAATCAGTGATGTAATGATGCCTAAAATGGACGGTTTTGAATTTTGCAGAAGGATTAAATCAGGGATAGCATTCAGCCATATTCCGGTTATCCTGTTAACAGCTAAAAACAGTTTACAGTCTAAGATTGAGGGTTTGGAACTTGGTGCAGATGTTTATATTGAGAAGCCATTTTCTCCGGAATTTTTACAGGTACAGGCGTCTAGTTTGATTGCTAACCGCAATAAAATCAAAGCTTATTTTTCAAGTTCACCGTTGCTCCATATCAAGAGCCTTGCTTATTCTAAGGCAGATGAACAGTTTTTAAAAAAAATACAGGTGATTATAGATCAGGCCATCAGTAACCCGCAATTAGATGTAGACCTGCTGACTGATCACATGAATATGAGCAGGCCGACATTATACCGGAAAATAAAATCGATTTCCAATCTTTCTCCAAATGAACTGATTAACCTGGCACGGTTGAAAAAAGCAGCGGAATTATTGAATGAAGGTGTCCTTAAAATCTACGAGATTGCAGAGATGGTGGGATATAGTTCTCAAACTCATTTTGGTCGGATTTTCGCCAAACAGTTTGGAATGTCTCCTACCGATTATGCAACCAGTATGCATGCGAATCAAAAAAAGAAGGTTTAA
- a CDS encoding two-component regulator propeller domain-containing protein, which produces MRILTLFFLLLSARLLQAQPYYFKHYQVENALSNNSVFCSTQDRSGFMWMGTKDGLNRFDGYSFKTYRHDPANEKSLGSDKVYSLLSDKPASLWVGTAQGLYHYNAVNEFFTLVKETKNRSVSVLTLDHEGNLWMLSSDKVYIYNILQKKFSTVQLGQSFNPTYIYCRPNGEILVSSPRGSLARYDKTSRTFEILSLTGKKKNKAIGWISSIEETNDQQLIIGTTNQGIKLFDLKTNVLKDLIVMNKDKTHIFVRAIKKLNDQEYWIGTESGLYIYNHQSKKLVHLQKRNSNPYSLSDNAIYSLCRDTEGGMWAGTYFGGMNYYAAQSSIFTKYFPTQQENSISGNDIREICKDKNGNLWIGTEDAGLNKLTPGSGKFSSYFPDGSKQTIAHYNIHGLLADGDKLWIGTFEHGLDVMNINTGLITKHYHMRKGSLLRSDFILSLCKTRAGDLLIATTAGIYTYNSKKDDFDPVPGLPFLFFNTLKEDAEGTIWAGTFNDGLFNFKLGNSLYKNYRNDPKDTGSLPDNTVNCIFQDSKKNLWITTDGGGLSVLHKKTGRFKSYTVKNGMPANFLFNILEDDQHKLWISSTRGLVSFDPLKKTVKVYTKTDGLLTDQFNYSSAYKDTDGRMYFGSVKGLISFFPDQLNTNAKTAPLFLTGFKIDNTEAQPKKEDSVLQQSVLYTHHITLNNNQSSFNIDFAALSYFSPEKTEYAYKISGLYNNWQYLKTNRKIYFTKLAPGEYIFEAKAMIQGSNVWSKNNIKLFIVVLPPYWKSPLAWLIYTLLFIGLTALLIRQYHQTIQRKNNRRMEIFEHKKEKEIYQAKIEFFTNVAHEIRTPLTLIKGPMEKMIKSAGEVPALEKNLKIMERNTDRLLNLTNQLLDFRKTEINGFSLNFVKANISEILHDVNLQFMLAAEQKEIVYETFLPAEPVYAYIDLEAFYKIMSNLVDNAIKYGKHIVRVTLTANEQQDQFIVRVLNDGNKIKPELANQIFEPFFRTKEAEIKQGTGIGLSIAKSLAELHKGSLKLEETSTDYNILVATFPIHQMIEFNLKGKWKKI; this is translated from the coding sequence TTGAGAATTCTAACCTTATTTTTTTTATTGTTGTCTGCCAGGCTATTGCAGGCACAGCCTTATTACTTTAAACATTACCAGGTAGAGAATGCCCTATCTAATAATAGTGTGTTTTGTAGTACTCAGGATCGTAGTGGTTTTATGTGGATGGGGACAAAAGATGGCCTGAACAGGTTTGATGGTTATTCTTTCAAAACTTATCGCCATGATCCTGCAAATGAAAAAAGTCTGGGCAGTGATAAGGTCTATTCTTTACTTAGTGACAAACCAGCCAGTTTATGGGTAGGAACAGCTCAGGGCTTATACCACTACAACGCGGTTAACGAATTTTTTACGCTGGTCAAAGAGACGAAAAACAGGAGTGTCAGTGTGCTCACGCTCGATCATGAAGGTAATTTATGGATGCTTTCTTCGGACAAAGTATATATTTACAATATCCTTCAGAAAAAGTTTTCTACGGTACAACTAGGTCAGTCATTTAACCCAACTTATATCTATTGCCGTCCAAATGGGGAAATTCTGGTGAGCAGCCCCAGGGGTTCTCTCGCCAGATACGACAAAACATCGCGGACTTTTGAAATCCTTTCTTTAACGGGTAAAAAGAAAAATAAAGCTATCGGATGGATCTCTTCAATCGAAGAAACAAATGATCAGCAGCTAATTATTGGAACGACAAACCAGGGAATCAAGTTATTCGATCTTAAAACCAATGTTTTGAAAGATCTGATTGTGATGAACAAGGACAAGACCCATATTTTTGTCCGGGCCATAAAAAAACTGAACGACCAGGAGTATTGGATTGGCACAGAATCCGGACTTTATATTTACAACCACCAAAGCAAAAAACTGGTTCACTTGCAAAAGCGAAACAGCAACCCCTACTCCCTATCTGACAATGCAATTTATTCCCTTTGCCGGGATACAGAGGGTGGCATGTGGGCCGGAACTTATTTTGGCGGAATGAATTATTATGCGGCCCAATCTTCCATTTTCACCAAATACTTTCCTACACAGCAGGAAAACTCGATTAGCGGAAATGATATCAGGGAAATCTGTAAAGACAAGAACGGCAATTTATGGATCGGAACCGAGGATGCAGGATTGAATAAGTTAACTCCCGGAAGCGGCAAATTCAGCTCTTATTTCCCTGATGGCAGTAAACAGACTATCGCTCATTATAATATCCATGGGCTGCTTGCAGATGGCGATAAGCTTTGGATCGGTACTTTTGAACACGGGCTGGATGTAATGAATATCAATACCGGTTTAATTACCAAACATTATCATATGCGTAAGGGAAGTCTACTTCGATCAGATTTCATCTTAAGTTTATGTAAAACCAGAGCTGGCGATCTTCTGATTGCCACTACAGCAGGCATTTATACTTACAATAGCAAAAAGGATGATTTTGATCCTGTACCGGGTTTACCTTTTCTGTTTTTTAATACACTTAAAGAAGATGCAGAAGGAACAATCTGGGCAGGAACTTTCAATGACGGACTTTTCAACTTCAAATTAGGTAACAGTCTTTATAAGAATTACAGAAATGACCCTAAAGACACTGGCAGTCTGCCTGATAATACTGTAAATTGTATTTTTCAGGATAGTAAAAAGAACCTGTGGATTACTACTGATGGTGGTGGTTTATCTGTCCTCCATAAAAAAACAGGCCGTTTTAAATCTTATACGGTAAAGAACGGGATGCCGGCCAACTTCCTTTTTAATATCCTGGAGGATGATCAGCATAAATTATGGATCAGCAGTACCCGTGGGCTGGTTAGTTTTGATCCGCTTAAAAAGACTGTTAAAGTTTATACAAAAACAGATGGTCTGCTGACCGATCAGTTCAACTATAGTTCTGCTTATAAGGATACTGATGGCAGGATGTATTTTGGAAGTGTAAAAGGATTGATTAGTTTTTTTCCGGATCAGCTGAATACCAATGCTAAAACTGCACCTTTATTTTTAACAGGCTTTAAGATTGACAATACTGAAGCTCAGCCAAAAAAAGAAGACTCCGTACTGCAACAATCTGTTTTATATACTCATCACATTACACTGAATAACAATCAGTCTTCTTTTAACATTGATTTTGCTGCATTAAGCTATTTTTCTCCTGAAAAAACTGAGTATGCTTATAAAATAAGCGGGTTGTATAACAACTGGCAATATCTTAAGACGAACCGCAAAATATACTTTACAAAACTTGCTCCGGGAGAATATATTTTTGAAGCTAAAGCGATGATCCAGGGCAGTAACGTATGGAGTAAAAACAACATTAAGCTGTTTATTGTTGTACTTCCGCCCTATTGGAAAAGTCCACTTGCCTGGCTAATTTATACACTGCTGTTTATTGGTTTAACCGCTTTGCTGATCAGGCAATACCATCAAACCATCCAGCGTAAAAACAACCGGCGTATGGAAATATTTGAACATAAAAAGGAAAAGGAGATCTATCAGGCAAAGATTGAGTTTTTCACTAATGTGGCGCACGAAATACGAACACCGCTTACCTTGATTAAAGGGCCAATGGAGAAAATGATCAAGTCTGCGGGAGAAGTTCCTGCATTGGAGAAGAACCTGAAAATTATGGAGCGCAATACGGATCGTTTACTGAATTTGACTAATCAGCTGCTGGACTTCAGAAAAACAGAGATTAATGGGTTTTCTTTAAATTTTGTTAAAGCAAACATCTCTGAGATCCTTCATGATGTGAATTTACAGTTTATGCTTGCTGCCGAACAGAAAGAGATTGTTTACGAGACCTTTTTACCCGCAGAGCCGGTATATGCTTATATAGATCTGGAAGCCTTCTATAAAATAATGAGTAATTTGGTAGATAACGCTATTAAATATGGGAAGCATATAGTAAGGGTGACGCTCACCGCAAATGAACAGCAGGATCAGTTTATTGTACGGGTGCTGAATGATGGAAATAAAATCAAACCGGAACTCGCGAATCAGATTTTTGAACCATTTTTCAGGACAAAAGAGGCCGAAATTAAACAGGGAACCGGCATCGGCCTGTCTATTGCAAAATCACTGGCCGAATTGCATAAGGGATCCCTTAAATTGGAAGAAACGAGTACTGATTATAATATACTGGTGGCCACATTCCCCATTCATCAAATGATAGAGTTCAACTTAAAAGGAAAATGGAAAAAGATTTAA
- a CDS encoding SusC/RagA family TonB-linked outer membrane protein: protein MEKTLHAYCRSVRLKQCLLKAFSFCVFLLFSLTSTAQTSNVSGTVTDEKGQTLIGVTVKIKNTKIGGMSDSNGKFKLTVPDKNAVLVFAYIGYTTQEVRLNGQTELTVKLKDYDNDLQEIVVTGYGSQKRESITGAISSVTSKDIERVHGGSTVSTALAGKIPGVTFRMTDGRPGASASIQIRNMGRPLYVIDGIQQDEGQFNNIAPNDIESISVLKDASAAIYGVRAANGVVVVTTKKGTTGESRINVDAYLGVQNWSRFPDVVRNSYDYMRYKADAEINKNGSTSITPAELEKYKLGTDPAYRSFDWRDYILKSNNNAPQNSINVNFTGGTDKMSYYVSATNLYQNSVLGKEYEFKRTNIQSNITATVANGLKVGVNINGRIETRENPGVPGTDDYLLARLAVLRNTPLERPYANDNPDYLNDIGHTETNYAFLNKKLSGIYRNDWRVLQTNFNAEYQIPGVKGLVAKAVYSYYLADYVLNNHEYTYNTYTYRPATGTYDVTGGSNNPYREREQKKEFATTFQSQLNYNNTFGKHTVGATLVAERINLRHQRNYIHSSPISNNLPLIYFPTADRYDDVDDSEARIGYIARLNYSYNSKYYLEASARRDASYLFAPDKRVGYFPGVSAGWRITEEGFMKNILGDKNILGDLKFRASYGILGDDRNPNDPNQPIVSPYAYLPGYNYNQGTVILDGNPVIVSRDKGIPLNRISWLKSRTFDVGADFSMFNNKLTGTIDYFYRKRTGLLGGRNDIIVPVELGYRLPDENVNSDAQYGQEISLNYSSKIGQVNFNIGGNFSYTRSKNLQSYNPLFFNSWDQYRNSSENRYTNIDWGYVAIGQFTSQEQINNYPVNIDGKGNRTLLPGDLIYQDQNGDGKIDGYDNRPIGFGYGKQPNINFGLSFGASYKSFDFHADFSGGAGYTWFQNYETRWAFQNNGNLNTIFEDRWHRADPFDLNSEWIPGKYPANRYNDGGHSNNYNSTFWLHSVKYLRARTIEFGYSLPAAMLAKIKIKRARFYINGYNLFSIDNMSQYNVDPEVADDNGLQFPQSKVVNVGLNLTF from the coding sequence ATGGAAAAAACTCTACATGCTTATTGCAGAAGTGTGCGCTTAAAGCAATGTTTGCTTAAAGCTTTTAGCTTTTGTGTTTTCCTTCTTTTCTCCCTGACCAGTACCGCACAAACGAGCAACGTGAGCGGGACAGTCACGGACGAGAAAGGACAGACATTGATCGGTGTCACAGTGAAAATTAAAAACACGAAAATCGGCGGAATGTCTGATTCGAACGGGAAATTTAAACTGACTGTTCCGGATAAAAATGCTGTTTTGGTATTTGCTTACATCGGATACACGACGCAGGAAGTCCGTTTGAACGGACAAACTGAGCTCACCGTTAAACTGAAAGACTACGACAATGATCTTCAGGAAATTGTAGTGACAGGATACGGTTCGCAAAAAAGAGAATCGATTACCGGTGCAATTTCTTCTGTAACCAGCAAGGATATCGAGCGGGTACACGGAGGATCTACAGTGAGTACAGCATTGGCAGGAAAGATCCCCGGCGTTACCTTCCGGATGACAGACGGCCGGCCGGGAGCAAGTGCCAGTATACAAATCCGTAATATGGGACGTCCATTATATGTTATTGACGGGATCCAGCAGGACGAGGGGCAGTTTAACAACATTGCACCGAACGACATTGAAAGTATTTCAGTACTGAAAGATGCCTCTGCTGCTATTTATGGGGTGCGCGCAGCGAATGGAGTAGTTGTCGTGACCACTAAAAAAGGAACAACTGGTGAAAGCCGGATCAACGTCGATGCTTACCTGGGTGTGCAGAACTGGTCAAGGTTCCCTGATGTGGTACGTAACTCTTATGACTATATGCGTTATAAAGCAGATGCAGAAATAAATAAGAATGGGAGTACTAGCATTACACCGGCAGAACTGGAGAAATACAAACTCGGAACTGATCCTGCCTATAGAAGTTTTGACTGGCGGGATTACATCCTTAAAAGTAATAACAATGCCCCTCAGAATTCGATTAATGTGAACTTTACCGGGGGAACGGATAAAATGAGTTATTATGTTTCCGCAACAAATCTGTATCAGAATTCTGTATTGGGAAAAGAGTACGAATTTAAACGGACTAACATTCAATCTAACATTACGGCAACTGTAGCTAATGGCCTTAAAGTAGGGGTAAATATTAATGGGAGGATTGAAACCCGTGAAAATCCTGGTGTTCCTGGTACAGATGACTACTTGCTGGCACGTTTGGCAGTACTGCGAAATACTCCTTTGGAACGTCCTTACGCCAATGATAATCCAGATTATCTGAATGATATCGGGCATACAGAAACCAACTATGCCTTTTTAAATAAAAAACTTTCAGGGATATATCGTAATGACTGGCGTGTTTTACAAACCAACTTCAATGCTGAATACCAGATTCCGGGTGTAAAAGGGTTGGTTGCTAAAGCTGTATATTCTTATTATCTGGCAGATTATGTGCTCAACAATCATGAATATACTTATAACACCTACACCTACCGTCCTGCTACTGGTACTTACGACGTTACTGGTGGTAGTAATAATCCATACCGTGAACGTGAACAGAAAAAGGAATTTGCGACCACTTTTCAGAGTCAGTTAAATTATAACAATACTTTTGGTAAACATACCGTGGGTGCTACATTGGTTGCGGAAAGAATTAACCTGAGGCATCAGCGGAATTATATACACTCTTCACCAATTTCCAATAACCTGCCTTTAATCTACTTTCCAACTGCCGACAGGTATGATGATGTTGATGATAGCGAAGCACGTATCGGTTATATTGCCAGGTTAAATTATAGTTACAACAGTAAGTATTACCTGGAAGCTTCTGCAAGAAGGGATGCCTCTTATTTATTTGCACCAGATAAACGCGTAGGTTATTTTCCCGGTGTTTCTGCGGGATGGAGAATTACAGAGGAAGGATTCATGAAAAATATCCTGGGAGATAAAAATATCCTGGGTGATCTGAAATTCCGGGCTTCTTACGGTATACTCGGAGATGACAGGAATCCAAATGATCCTAATCAGCCTATTGTATCTCCATATGCTTATCTCCCAGGTTATAACTACAACCAGGGAACAGTGATTCTGGACGGAAACCCGGTGATTGTTTCCAGAGATAAAGGCATTCCTTTAAACCGGATATCATGGCTGAAAAGCAGGACTTTTGATGTAGGAGCAGACTTTAGTATGTTCAACAATAAGCTGACTGGTACGATAGATTATTTCTACAGAAAACGTACTGGATTACTGGGAGGAAGAAATGATATCATTGTTCCTGTTGAACTGGGCTATAGACTGCCGGATGAAAATGTAAACAGTGACGCACAATATGGTCAGGAGATCTCTTTAAATTATAGCAGTAAAATTGGACAGGTTAACTTTAACATCGGGGGTAATTTCTCTTATACACGATCTAAAAACCTGCAATCTTATAACCCGTTATTCTTTAATTCCTGGGATCAGTACCGCAACTCGTCCGAAAACAGGTATACCAATATAGATTGGGGTTATGTTGCTATTGGTCAATTTACTTCTCAGGAACAAATCAATAATTACCCGGTAAATATTGATGGTAAAGGAAACAGAACTCTTTTACCTGGTGATTTGATTTATCAGGATCAGAATGGCGACGGTAAAATTGACGGTTACGACAATCGGCCAATTGGCTTCGGTTATGGCAAGCAACCTAACATTAATTTCGGTCTAAGCTTTGGCGCAAGTTATAAATCTTTTGATTTTCATGCTGATTTTTCCGGAGGAGCAGGTTATACCTGGTTCCAGAATTATGAAACCAGGTGGGCTTTTCAGAACAATGGTAACCTGAATACGATTTTTGAAGACAGGTGGCACAGAGCTGATCCATTTGATTTAAACAGTGAATGGATTCCGGGTAAATATCCTGCAAACCGGTATAATGATGGCGGACATAGCAACAACTATAACTCTACCTTCTGGCTGCACAGTGTCAAATATTTACGGGCAAGAACGATAGAGTTTGGTTATTCTTTACCAGCTGCAATG